In the genome of Dunckerocampus dactyliophorus isolate RoL2022-P2 chromosome 6, RoL_Ddac_1.1, whole genome shotgun sequence, one region contains:
- the LOC129182392 gene encoding uncharacterized protein LOC129182392: MSTESFLMAYQRFIAIRGHPLKVWSDPGTNFIGAKSLLGDLYAFLKSQDRASLEEYAATNGTDWTWKVHPADSPHRNGAAEAAVKVAKRALQSLSKSPNLTFSEFLTALQMAANLANERPIDARVQSREDRVEYVTPNSLLMGRASHSGDSKSFDFQGYPYKRLREIQVQVNEFWKAWSQLAGPNLFVRSKWHATERNVSVGDVVWLCDQNALRGQFRLGRVVTVAPDSKGVVRDVEVLVTPGNCASVHHQQAVIHSTALSDRRERSNGVVLRRDVRRLVVLLPVEEQCP, from the coding sequence ATGTCCACAGAGAGCTTCCTAATGGCCTACCAAAGATTCATTGCCATCAGAGGCCACCCCCTCAAGGTTTGGTCAGATCCTGGGACCAACTTCATTGGTGCAAAGTCCTTGTTGGGGGATTTGTATGCCTTCCTGAAGAGCCAAGACAGAGCTAGCCTCGAGGAGTATGCAGCGACAAATGGGACAGACTGGACCTGGAAAGTACACCCTGCCGACTCACCACATCGGAATGGAGCTGCTGAAGCTGCCGTGAAGGTTGCCAAGAGAGCTCTTCAAAGTTTGAGCAAGTCGCCTAATCTTACCTTCAGTGAGTTCCTCACAGCCCTCCAAATGGCAGCTAACCTGGCAAACGAGCGCCCTATTGATGCGAGAGTCCAGAGTCGGGAGGACCGCGTGGAGTACGTGACACCAAACTCACTCCTCATGGGCCGAGCCTCTCACAGTGGTGACTCCAAGTCTTTTGATTTCCAGGGCTATCCCTACAAGCGGCTCAGAGAaatccaagtccaagtcaacgAGTTCTGGAAAGCATGGTCCCAGCTTGCTGGCCCAAACCTTTTTGTTAGATCAAAATGGCATGCTACAGAAAGAAATGTCTCCGTCGGTGATGTTGTTTGGCTTTGTGATCAAAATGCTTTGCGGGGGCAGTTTAGACTTGGTAGAGTCGTCACTGTAGCTCCCGATTCAAAGGGCGTTGTTAGGGATGTTGAGGTTCTTGTCACTCCAGGCAACTGTGCCTCAGTCCACCATCAGCAGGCAGTGATCCACTCCACAGCTCTGAGTGACCGGAGAGAGAGGTCTAATGGTGTAGTATTGCGCAGAGATGTCAGGCGGCTTGTAGTTCTTTTACCTGTAGAGGAGCAGTGCCCCTAG